The Gemmatimonadota bacterium genome segment GCCCTGCTTACAGGTGTTCATCGCTATGCCGAGGTGCAGCAGGGTATTACGACGCAACTTCTGACGCCCGATGGGTTTGGGTGGACGGGACTCTCGCCCGAGCGCACGCGCGAATTGTGGACATATACGCGCTTTTCCGTTGGCGAGGTCGATATTCCGATTGGCTGGCAAACGCCTGAGGATTATCTGCGTCTTTTTCCGAATAACAGCGCGGCAAATGTGTATCCACAAGTTCCGCATTGCGCGGTTCGCCTGTCTGCATGCGGGTGGGATGCGCGGCCAGCAACAGATGATGAGATTGCACGGATGTCGGATCTCACGCGACAATGGATGGAGGCGGGGGCAGGTGCGCTCAATTTGGGTCTCGATTATCAGCCGAGTGCCAATGCGGATTTTCGGGAGCTTGTTGCGCTTTGCAAAGTTACGGCGGAATACGGGGGTATTTACGCGGCTCATGTGCGCTATCACACGATTGGGCGCGTTGCCGCATGGGAAGAGACTATCGCGCTTTCCCGCGCTGCAAATATCCCGGTTCATATCTCGCACGAGCGGGTCAACGACGAGAATGCCGATTTGCTGGAAAGAATTGAGCGCGAAGATATCGATCTGACTTTTGAATCTTATCTCTATCCGGCCGGGATGACGCATTTGTATATGATGCTGCCTATGAAATTTCAGGTCGGTAGTCCGGATGAGGTCAATGCGCGTCTTGAGGATCCAGAGGTTCGCGCTGAGTCAGTCGCCGAACTCAAGACATGGCTCGGGCGCGGCGATCAAATCGTGGGTTATACTGGCTCGGGCAGGTACACGGGAGAACGCCTGAGCGATCTCGCGGCTCGGGCAAATACATCTCTTGAGGATTTTGCATACGATCTGATTTTTCAGGAGCGCGAAGACCATGCCGTTATTTTTCCCTGGCAGATTGATCCCGAAGTAGCGGAGCAGACCGTGACGCGCACAGCCACGCATCCGCGTATGATGATTGCCAGTGATGGCATTTTTAATATTCCGCATCCGCATCCGCGGGGTTTTGGATGTTTTGCGCGCGTGCTGGGTCATTTTGTGCGCGAGCGCGGGTTGCTGACTTTTGAGGAGGCGATTTACAAGATGAGCGGTTTTCCCGCGCGGCGTTTCAATATTCCCGACCGGGGCGAACTCGCTGTGGGCAAGGCCGCTGATCTCGTTGTTTTTGATCCCGATACGGTGGCTGCGAGATCTACTTTTGAAAATCCCACGCTGCCGCCAGTCGGTATTTCGCATGTTTTTGTCAACGGACAGTCCGTCATTGCCAATGGGGAACCCACAGGTGCGTTGCCCGGTCAGGTGCTGCGCCGCGTTTGATTATGCCTATTCAAGTGAAAATTTGCGATACGCCCGACGATGTGGCTCGCGTTGCTGCATCGATAATTGCCGCGCTTATTCGCCAGAAGCCAGATGCTGTGCTCGGTTTGGCAACGGGGTCAACGCCGGTGAGGACGTATGCCGATCTCGTGCGGATGAATCGGGAGGGGCTGAGTTTTTCGCAGCTTACGACTTTTAATCTCGATGAGTACTGGGGGCTTGATGGCACGCATCCGCAGAGTTATCGCCATTTTATGAATCGCACGTTTTTTGACGGTACTGATATTCAACTTTGGAATACGCATGTGCCCAATGGGACAGCAGTGGATGCCGATCTCGAGTGCGAGGCTTTTGAGACCAGGATACAGGCGTGTGGCGGCGTGGATTTGTGGTTGCTCGGCATTGGTCGCAATGGACATATTGCTTTTAACGAGCCCGGCAGTGCGCCCGATTCTCGCACCCGTCTGGTCGATTTGACCGAGAGTACGATTGCGGCGAATAGTCGCTTTTTCGAGCGCGTTGACGATGTGCCCAAACAGGCGCTTACCGCGGGGATTGCCACGATTTGTGAGGCGAGGCGGATTCTTCTTCTGGCAACGGGTACAGATAAGGCGAGAGCGATTGCTCGCGCTGTTCAGGGTGCTCCCCATCCATCCTGTCCGGCGAGTTTTTTACAGACACATTCGGATTGTACGTTTATTTTAGATAGAGAGGCGGCGTCGGAAGTTAGCCCGGCTCTTAACTCGTAATTTTTCATTAAACAGAAAGGTTTATTATGAAAAAAACCCTCGCCGTGCTTGAAGGCGACGGCATTGGTCCCGAGATTATGCGCGAGGGGATTAAAGCTCTTCGCACGATTGAAAAGAAGTTCGATCACGAATTTGTGCTGGAATACGCGCCTTTTGGTGCGGTGTCGTATTTTGACGAGGGCAGTCCGTTTCCCGATGAGACAAAAGCCCTGTGCGATCGGGCAGACGCGATTATCAAAGGTCCGGTGGGGCTTTCCATTGAAGAGACGAAGAAAATCCCACAGGAGTTGCGCCCGGAACTCGGTGCTATTCTGCCTTTGCGAAAGCGTTTTAATACGTATGCCAATTATCGCCCGGTCAGGCTGCCCAAATCCCTCGCGTCATTTTCACCTTTGCGCGATAGCGTTATTGGAGAGGGTATTGATATTCTCATGATTCGGGAACTGGTGGGTGGTATTTATTTTGGGGAGAAAGAAGAGGGTACTGCTACGGGTATGAAATACGCGCGCGACGATTGTGTTTATACCGAAGAGCAGGTGCGCGCGATTGGAACGGTTGCGTTTGACGAAGCCCGACGTCTCGGCACCAGGATGACCCATGTTCACAAATCGAATGTGCTGGCGACATCCCGACTTTGGGATGCGATTATCGAAGAGATGGCAAAAGAGTACGACGATGTCGAATACGTGTCGATTATCGTCGATAACGCAGCTTTTCAACTCGTCAGAGATCCCACGCAATTCAATGGGGTTATGCTTTTGGAAAATATGCAGGGCGATATTCTGACCGATCAGGCGGGGGGCTTACTCGGCTCTCTCGGTTTGATGCCTTCGGCGTGTATG includes the following:
- a CDS encoding amidohydrolase family protein gives rise to the protein ALLTGVHRYAEVQQGITTQLLTPDGFGWTGLSPERTRELWTYTRFSVGEVDIPIGWQTPEDYLRLFPNNSAANVYPQVPHCAVRLSACGWDARPATDDEIARMSDLTRQWMEAGAGALNLGLDYQPSANADFRELVALCKVTAEYGGIYAAHVRYHTIGRVAAWEETIALSRAANIPVHISHERVNDENADLLERIEREDIDLTFESYLYPAGMTHLYMMLPMKFQVGSPDEVNARLEDPEVRAESVAELKTWLGRGDQIVGYTGSGRYTGERLSDLAARANTSLEDFAYDLIFQEREDHAVIFPWQIDPEVAEQTVTRTATHPRMMIASDGIFNIPHPHPRGFGCFARVLGHFVRERGLLTFEEAIYKMSGFPARRFNIPDRGELAVGKAADLVVFDPDTVAARSTFENPTLPPVGISHVFVNGQSVIANGEPTGALPGQVLRRV
- the nagB gene encoding glucosamine-6-phosphate deaminase gives rise to the protein MPIQVKICDTPDDVARVAASIIAALIRQKPDAVLGLATGSTPVRTYADLVRMNREGLSFSQLTTFNLDEYWGLDGTHPQSYRHFMNRTFFDGTDIQLWNTHVPNGTAVDADLECEAFETRIQACGGVDLWLLGIGRNGHIAFNEPGSAPDSRTRLVDLTESTIAANSRFFERVDDVPKQALTAGIATICEARRILLLATGTDKARAIARAVQGAPHPSCPASFLQTHSDCTFILDREAASEVSPALNS
- a CDS encoding isocitrate/isopropylmalate family dehydrogenase, encoding MKKTLAVLEGDGIGPEIMREGIKALRTIEKKFDHEFVLEYAPFGAVSYFDEGSPFPDETKALCDRADAIIKGPVGLSIEETKKIPQELRPELGAILPLRKRFNTYANYRPVRLPKSLASFSPLRDSVIGEGIDILMIRELVGGIYFGEKEEGTATGMKYARDDCVYTEEQVRAIGTVAFDEARRLGTRMTHVHKSNVLATSRLWDAIIEEMAKEYDDVEYVSIIVDNAAFQLVRDPTQFNGVMLLENMQGDILTDQAGGLLGSLGLMPSACMGPEKGYVEPAHGSAPDIAGQNIANPYSMIGSIAFLLDKCLGLKEESDALWNAMFDILERGYATSELASEITDPKNVLSTSDFGDMVVDILSR